The proteins below are encoded in one region of Hordeum vulgare subsp. vulgare chromosome 3H, MorexV3_pseudomolecules_assembly, whole genome shotgun sequence:
- the LOC123444293 gene encoding uncharacterized protein LOC123444293 isoform X1, which produces MAATAAGDEEEELSDVNDSPLPALRRREAASDDDDEGDGGGGGGGSGSPPPSRVAGSDSDPDSEELGAAEVYDEDEGSEECEEARKEFDAGSNGGGEAKEVAPDEVAAAPEDGEAQAETGAELEEEDKESKGSEPHAVPRTGAFYMHDDRFQNKENRSPGRQRDFFGGQKLWNSEDDSVWLHDRFDEINTHYVQHDSTRRPRSPFKAWAGGRTHDVNHDRFDEINTHDVQHNSTRRPRSPFRAWAGGRTHDVNHDRFDEINTRNVQHNSTRRPRSPFRAWAGGRTHDVNHDRFDEINTRNVQHNSTRRPRSPFRAWAGGRTHDVNHDRFDEINTRNVQHNSTRRPRSPFRAWAGGRTHDVNHDRFDEINTRNVQHNSTRRPRSPFRALAGGRTHDVNHDRFDEINTHYVQHDSTRRPGSPFRAWAGGKTYDVNHGYLQGTKSAFYYHDYGADYKYGSTNNYNRFPEETNTSYYSANNYRSVPRKSHLYYDEKNFYNARAESRICYVNAKGYNNAPNVNRGKPSRPYQPHWKNTFETSSVQNNRTYSRSQNEEGCSDTGVGKNSHRTLSLQNEQEFPSKQEFPFIERRKSRPDILSKLFSSSIRMAHSSLKPQSRPSFGVKAFAPSGEHGNTAGSLSMIKGMPDLGSRSSLSTSNSQYSKSRDQGSGLNIGGPTKNNLSSTSQATRSYTEFSNAVYQQRSVQQPLLLTPSESTQIFHQNIASTSKIQSHPQNTLTNPPPGSNKSLAPSVIIAQNDKAEAVSGSCPCGDHALDVTGAKGLTLGTPAVLSVMKFSGQHPRGPDIPCTGMDVPGLLVHQSSDISELSQITWLQTLSGATGVLGETYDPSYIGSHYPQPSAFPRNRCVTEVPVLLNSPEIPEVVGHELGQRKNKLLRYSEMNFASLT; this is translated from the exons atggcggcgacggcggcgggggacgaggaggaggaactgAGCGACGTCAACGACTCGCCCCTCCCGGCGTTGAGGCGTCGCGAGGCCGcgagcgacgacgacgatgagggcgatggcggcggcggcggcggggggagtGGTTCCCCACCGCCGTCGAGGGTGGCCGGGTCCGATTCCGACCCCGACTCCGAAGAGCTGGGCGCGGCCGAGGTGTACGACGAAGACGAGGGTTCTGAGGAATGCGAGGAGGCTCGCAAGGAGTTCGACGCAGGATCTAATGGTGGTGGAGAGGCCAAGGAAGTGGCGCCCGATGAGGTGGCTGCGGCGCCGGAGGACGGGGAGGCCCAGGCTGAGACGGGAGCCGAACTGGAAGAAGAGGACAAGGAGAGCAAGGGGTCCGAGCCCCACGCCGTGCCGAGAACAGGTGCCTTCTACATGCACGATGATCGCTTCCAGAACAAGGAAAACCGCAGCCCCGGGCGCCAGAG GGACTTTTTCGGTGGCCAAAAGTTATGGAATTCTGAAGATGATAGTGTATGGCTGCATGATCGGTTTGATGAGATCAATACCCATTATGTTCAACATGACAGT ACAAGGAGGCCAAGAAGTCCTTTTAAAGCATGGGCTGGTGGAAGAACTCATGACGTTAACCATGATCGGTTTGATGAAATCAATACCCATGATGTTCAACATAACAGT ACAAGGAGGCCAAGAAGTCCTTTTAGAGCATGGGCTGGTGGTAGAACTCATGACGTTAACCATGATCGGTTTGATGAGATCAATACCCGTAATGTTCAACATAACAGT ACAAGGAGGCCAAGAAGTCCTTTTAGAGCATGGGCTGGTGGTAGAACTCATGACGTTAACCATGATCGGTTTGATGAGATCAATACCCGTAATGTTCAACATAACAGT ACAAGGAGGCCAAGAAGTCCTTTTAGAGCATGGGCTGGTGGTAGAACTCATGACGTTAACCATGATCGGTTTGATGAGATCAATACCCGTAATGTTCAACATAACAGT ACAAGGAGGCCAAGAAGTCCTTTTAGAGCATGGGCTGGTGGTAGAACTCATGACGTTAACCATGATCGGTTTGATGAGATCAATACCCGTAATGTTCAACATAACAGT ACAAGGAGGCCAAGAAGTCCTTTTAGAGCATTGGCTGGTGGTAGAACTCATGACGTTAACCATGATCGGTTTGATGAGATTAATACCCATTATGTTCAACATGACAGT ACTAGGAGGCCAGGAAGTCCTTTCAGAGCATGGGCTGGTGGTAAAACTTATGATGTTAACCATGGTTACCTACAAGGAACAAAATCTGCATTCTATTATCATGATTACGGAGCAGACTACAAGTATGGGAGTACCAACAACTACAATAGATTTCCAGAAGAGACGAACACTTCCTATTACAGCGCCAATAACTACAGAAGTGTTCCAAGAAAATCCCATTTGTACTATGATGAGAAGAACTTTTATAATGCCCGGGCAGAATCTCGTATCTGTTATGTGAATGCTAAAGGTTACAACAATGCACCAAATGTTAACAGAGGCAAACCATCAAGACCCTACCAACCTCACTGGAAGAATACTTTTGAAACCTCTTCAGTGCAAAACAATAG GACATATTCCAGATCACAGAATGAAGAGGGCTGTTCTGATACAGGCGTGGGAAAGAATTCACATCGAACTTTAAGTTTGCAGAATGAACAAGAGTTTCCATCGAAGCAAGAATTCCCCTTTATAGAAAGAAGGAAATCGCGACCTGACATTTTAAGTAAGCTCTTCTCATCCTCCATTCGAATGGCACATAGTTCTCTGAAACCACAATCTCGTCCCAGTTTTGGAGTGAAGGCTTTTGCTCCGTCTGGTGAGCATGGAAATACTGCTGGTTCTCTTAGCATGATAAAAGGCATGCCTGACCTTGGTTCTCGTTCATCTCTATCAACATCAAATAGCCAATATTCAAAATCCAGGGACCAAGGAAGTGGTTTGAACATTGGTGGCCCCACAAAGAACAATCTTTCTTCAACCAGTCAAGCAACTAGGTCTTATACTGAATTCAGTAACGCAGTCTATCAGCAAAGGTCCGTTCAACAACCACTCCTACTGACGCCGAGCGAATCTACTCAGATATTTCATCAAAACATTGCCAGTACCAGCAAAATTCAATCTCATCCACAAAATACACTGACAAATCCACCTCCTGGGTCAAACAAGTCTCTAGCACCGTCTGTTATAATTGCGCAAAATGACAAGGCAGAAGCAGTGAGTGGCTCTTGTCCTTGTGGAGATCATGCTCTTGATGTTACAGGAGCAAAGGGCCTTACTCTTGGCACTCCAGCAGTATTGTCAG TTATGAAGTTCAGTGGGCAGCATCCTAGGGGACCTGATATCCCATGCACTGGTATGGATGTGCCAGGACTTTTGGTTCATCAATCCAGTGACATTTCTGAGCTTAGTCAAATTACTTG GCTGCAAACATTATCTGGTGCTACTGGGGTCCTTGGGGAAACATATGATCCTTCTTATATTGGCAGTCATTATCCCCAACCATCAGCATTCCCAAG AAACCGTTGTGTGACTGAAGTTCCTGTCTTGTTGAACTCCCCTGAAATACCAG AGGTCGTAGGTCATGAGCTTGGTCAGCGCAAGAACAAACTTCTCAG ATACTCAGAGATGAACTTCGCTTCACTAACATAA
- the LOC123444293 gene encoding uncharacterized protein LOC123444293 isoform X2 yields MAATAAGDEEEELSDVNDSPLPALRRREAASDDDDEGDGGGGGGGSGSPPPSRVAGSDSDPDSEELGAAEVYDEDEGSEECEEARKEFDAGSNGGGEAKEVAPDEVAAAPEDGEAQAETGAELEEEDKESKGSEPHAVPRTGAFYMHDDRFQNKENRSPGRQRDFFGGQKLWNSEDDSVWLHDRFDEINTHYVQHDSTRRPRSPFKAWAGGRTHDVNHDRFDEINTHDVQHNSTRRPRSPFRAWAGGRTHDVNHDRFDEINTRNVQHNSTRRPRSPFRAWAGGRTHDVNHDRFDEINTRNVQHNSTRRPRSPFRAWAGGRTHDVNHDRFDEINTRNVQHNSTRRPRSPFRAWAGGRTHDVNHDRFDEINTRNVQHNSTRRPRSPFRALAGGRTHDVNHDRFDEINTHYVQHDSTRRPGSPFRAWAGGKTYDVNHGYLQGTKSAFYYHDYGADYKYGSTNNYNRFPEETNTSYYSANNYRSVPRKSHLYYDEKNFYNARAESRICYVNAKGYNNAPNVNRGKPSRPYQPHWKNTFETSSVQNNRSQNEEGCSDTGVGKNSHRTLSLQNEQEFPSKQEFPFIERRKSRPDILSKLFSSSIRMAHSSLKPQSRPSFGVKAFAPSGEHGNTAGSLSMIKGMPDLGSRSSLSTSNSQYSKSRDQGSGLNIGGPTKNNLSSTSQATRSYTEFSNAVYQQRSVQQPLLLTPSESTQIFHQNIASTSKIQSHPQNTLTNPPPGSNKSLAPSVIIAQNDKAEAVSGSCPCGDHALDVTGAKGLTLGTPAVLSVMKFSGQHPRGPDIPCTGMDVPGLLVHQSSDISELSQITWLQTLSGATGVLGETYDPSYIGSHYPQPSAFPRNRCVTEVPVLLNSPEIPEVVGHELGQRKNKLLRYSEMNFASLT; encoded by the exons atggcggcgacggcggcgggggacgaggaggaggaactgAGCGACGTCAACGACTCGCCCCTCCCGGCGTTGAGGCGTCGCGAGGCCGcgagcgacgacgacgatgagggcgatggcggcggcggcggcggggggagtGGTTCCCCACCGCCGTCGAGGGTGGCCGGGTCCGATTCCGACCCCGACTCCGAAGAGCTGGGCGCGGCCGAGGTGTACGACGAAGACGAGGGTTCTGAGGAATGCGAGGAGGCTCGCAAGGAGTTCGACGCAGGATCTAATGGTGGTGGAGAGGCCAAGGAAGTGGCGCCCGATGAGGTGGCTGCGGCGCCGGAGGACGGGGAGGCCCAGGCTGAGACGGGAGCCGAACTGGAAGAAGAGGACAAGGAGAGCAAGGGGTCCGAGCCCCACGCCGTGCCGAGAACAGGTGCCTTCTACATGCACGATGATCGCTTCCAGAACAAGGAAAACCGCAGCCCCGGGCGCCAGAG GGACTTTTTCGGTGGCCAAAAGTTATGGAATTCTGAAGATGATAGTGTATGGCTGCATGATCGGTTTGATGAGATCAATACCCATTATGTTCAACATGACAGT ACAAGGAGGCCAAGAAGTCCTTTTAAAGCATGGGCTGGTGGAAGAACTCATGACGTTAACCATGATCGGTTTGATGAAATCAATACCCATGATGTTCAACATAACAGT ACAAGGAGGCCAAGAAGTCCTTTTAGAGCATGGGCTGGTGGTAGAACTCATGACGTTAACCATGATCGGTTTGATGAGATCAATACCCGTAATGTTCAACATAACAGT ACAAGGAGGCCAAGAAGTCCTTTTAGAGCATGGGCTGGTGGTAGAACTCATGACGTTAACCATGATCGGTTTGATGAGATCAATACCCGTAATGTTCAACATAACAGT ACAAGGAGGCCAAGAAGTCCTTTTAGAGCATGGGCTGGTGGTAGAACTCATGACGTTAACCATGATCGGTTTGATGAGATCAATACCCGTAATGTTCAACATAACAGT ACAAGGAGGCCAAGAAGTCCTTTTAGAGCATGGGCTGGTGGTAGAACTCATGACGTTAACCATGATCGGTTTGATGAGATCAATACCCGTAATGTTCAACATAACAGT ACAAGGAGGCCAAGAAGTCCTTTTAGAGCATTGGCTGGTGGTAGAACTCATGACGTTAACCATGATCGGTTTGATGAGATTAATACCCATTATGTTCAACATGACAGT ACTAGGAGGCCAGGAAGTCCTTTCAGAGCATGGGCTGGTGGTAAAACTTATGATGTTAACCATGGTTACCTACAAGGAACAAAATCTGCATTCTATTATCATGATTACGGAGCAGACTACAAGTATGGGAGTACCAACAACTACAATAGATTTCCAGAAGAGACGAACACTTCCTATTACAGCGCCAATAACTACAGAAGTGTTCCAAGAAAATCCCATTTGTACTATGATGAGAAGAACTTTTATAATGCCCGGGCAGAATCTCGTATCTGTTATGTGAATGCTAAAGGTTACAACAATGCACCAAATGTTAACAGAGGCAAACCATCAAGACCCTACCAACCTCACTGGAAGAATACTTTTGAAACCTCTTCAGTGCAAAACAATAG ATCACAGAATGAAGAGGGCTGTTCTGATACAGGCGTGGGAAAGAATTCACATCGAACTTTAAGTTTGCAGAATGAACAAGAGTTTCCATCGAAGCAAGAATTCCCCTTTATAGAAAGAAGGAAATCGCGACCTGACATTTTAAGTAAGCTCTTCTCATCCTCCATTCGAATGGCACATAGTTCTCTGAAACCACAATCTCGTCCCAGTTTTGGAGTGAAGGCTTTTGCTCCGTCTGGTGAGCATGGAAATACTGCTGGTTCTCTTAGCATGATAAAAGGCATGCCTGACCTTGGTTCTCGTTCATCTCTATCAACATCAAATAGCCAATATTCAAAATCCAGGGACCAAGGAAGTGGTTTGAACATTGGTGGCCCCACAAAGAACAATCTTTCTTCAACCAGTCAAGCAACTAGGTCTTATACTGAATTCAGTAACGCAGTCTATCAGCAAAGGTCCGTTCAACAACCACTCCTACTGACGCCGAGCGAATCTACTCAGATATTTCATCAAAACATTGCCAGTACCAGCAAAATTCAATCTCATCCACAAAATACACTGACAAATCCACCTCCTGGGTCAAACAAGTCTCTAGCACCGTCTGTTATAATTGCGCAAAATGACAAGGCAGAAGCAGTGAGTGGCTCTTGTCCTTGTGGAGATCATGCTCTTGATGTTACAGGAGCAAAGGGCCTTACTCTTGGCACTCCAGCAGTATTGTCAG TTATGAAGTTCAGTGGGCAGCATCCTAGGGGACCTGATATCCCATGCACTGGTATGGATGTGCCAGGACTTTTGGTTCATCAATCCAGTGACATTTCTGAGCTTAGTCAAATTACTTG GCTGCAAACATTATCTGGTGCTACTGGGGTCCTTGGGGAAACATATGATCCTTCTTATATTGGCAGTCATTATCCCCAACCATCAGCATTCCCAAG AAACCGTTGTGTGACTGAAGTTCCTGTCTTGTTGAACTCCCCTGAAATACCAG AGGTCGTAGGTCATGAGCTTGGTCAGCGCAAGAACAAACTTCTCAG ATACTCAGAGATGAACTTCGCTTCACTAACATAA
- the LOC123444293 gene encoding protein MLN51 homolog isoform X3, whose translation MAATAAGDEEEELSDVNDSPLPALRRREAASDDDDEGDGGGGGGGSGSPPPSRVAGSDSDPDSEELGAAEVYDEDEGSEECEEARKEFDAGSNGGGEAKEVAPDEVAAAPEDGEAQAETGAELEEEDKESKGSEPHAVPRTGAFYMHDDRFQNKENRSPGRQRDFFGGQKLWNSEDDSVWLHDRFDEINTHYVQHDSTRRPGSPFRAWAGGKTYDVNHGYLQGTKSAFYYHDYGADYKYGSTNNYNRFPEETNTSYYSANNYRSVPRKSHLYYDEKNFYNARAESRICYVNAKGYNNAPNVNRGKPSRPYQPHWKNTFETSSVQNNRTYSRSQNEEGCSDTGVGKNSHRTLSLQNEQEFPSKQEFPFIERRKSRPDILSKLFSSSIRMAHSSLKPQSRPSFGVKAFAPSGEHGNTAGSLSMIKGMPDLGSRSSLSTSNSQYSKSRDQGSGLNIGGPTKNNLSSTSQATRSYTEFSNAVYQQRSVQQPLLLTPSESTQIFHQNIASTSKIQSHPQNTLTNPPPGSNKSLAPSVIIAQNDKAEAVSGSCPCGDHALDVTGAKGLTLGTPAVLSVMKFSGQHPRGPDIPCTGMDVPGLLVHQSSDISELSQITWLQTLSGATGVLGETYDPSYIGSHYPQPSAFPRNRCVTEVPVLLNSPEIPEVVGHELGQRKNKLLRYSEMNFASLT comes from the exons atggcggcgacggcggcgggggacgaggaggaggaactgAGCGACGTCAACGACTCGCCCCTCCCGGCGTTGAGGCGTCGCGAGGCCGcgagcgacgacgacgatgagggcgatggcggcggcggcggcggggggagtGGTTCCCCACCGCCGTCGAGGGTGGCCGGGTCCGATTCCGACCCCGACTCCGAAGAGCTGGGCGCGGCCGAGGTGTACGACGAAGACGAGGGTTCTGAGGAATGCGAGGAGGCTCGCAAGGAGTTCGACGCAGGATCTAATGGTGGTGGAGAGGCCAAGGAAGTGGCGCCCGATGAGGTGGCTGCGGCGCCGGAGGACGGGGAGGCCCAGGCTGAGACGGGAGCCGAACTGGAAGAAGAGGACAAGGAGAGCAAGGGGTCCGAGCCCCACGCCGTGCCGAGAACAGGTGCCTTCTACATGCACGATGATCGCTTCCAGAACAAGGAAAACCGCAGCCCCGGGCGCCAGAG GGACTTTTTCGGTGGCCAAAAGTTATGGAATTCTGAAGATGATAGTGTATGGCTGCATGATCGGTTTGATGAGATCAATACCCATTATGTTCAACATGACAGT ACTAGGAGGCCAGGAAGTCCTTTCAGAGCATGGGCTGGTGGTAAAACTTATGATGTTAACCATGGTTACCTACAAGGAACAAAATCTGCATTCTATTATCATGATTACGGAGCAGACTACAAGTATGGGAGTACCAACAACTACAATAGATTTCCAGAAGAGACGAACACTTCCTATTACAGCGCCAATAACTACAGAAGTGTTCCAAGAAAATCCCATTTGTACTATGATGAGAAGAACTTTTATAATGCCCGGGCAGAATCTCGTATCTGTTATGTGAATGCTAAAGGTTACAACAATGCACCAAATGTTAACAGAGGCAAACCATCAAGACCCTACCAACCTCACTGGAAGAATACTTTTGAAACCTCTTCAGTGCAAAACAATAG GACATATTCCAGATCACAGAATGAAGAGGGCTGTTCTGATACAGGCGTGGGAAAGAATTCACATCGAACTTTAAGTTTGCAGAATGAACAAGAGTTTCCATCGAAGCAAGAATTCCCCTTTATAGAAAGAAGGAAATCGCGACCTGACATTTTAAGTAAGCTCTTCTCATCCTCCATTCGAATGGCACATAGTTCTCTGAAACCACAATCTCGTCCCAGTTTTGGAGTGAAGGCTTTTGCTCCGTCTGGTGAGCATGGAAATACTGCTGGTTCTCTTAGCATGATAAAAGGCATGCCTGACCTTGGTTCTCGTTCATCTCTATCAACATCAAATAGCCAATATTCAAAATCCAGGGACCAAGGAAGTGGTTTGAACATTGGTGGCCCCACAAAGAACAATCTTTCTTCAACCAGTCAAGCAACTAGGTCTTATACTGAATTCAGTAACGCAGTCTATCAGCAAAGGTCCGTTCAACAACCACTCCTACTGACGCCGAGCGAATCTACTCAGATATTTCATCAAAACATTGCCAGTACCAGCAAAATTCAATCTCATCCACAAAATACACTGACAAATCCACCTCCTGGGTCAAACAAGTCTCTAGCACCGTCTGTTATAATTGCGCAAAATGACAAGGCAGAAGCAGTGAGTGGCTCTTGTCCTTGTGGAGATCATGCTCTTGATGTTACAGGAGCAAAGGGCCTTACTCTTGGCACTCCAGCAGTATTGTCAG TTATGAAGTTCAGTGGGCAGCATCCTAGGGGACCTGATATCCCATGCACTGGTATGGATGTGCCAGGACTTTTGGTTCATCAATCCAGTGACATTTCTGAGCTTAGTCAAATTACTTG GCTGCAAACATTATCTGGTGCTACTGGGGTCCTTGGGGAAACATATGATCCTTCTTATATTGGCAGTCATTATCCCCAACCATCAGCATTCCCAAG AAACCGTTGTGTGACTGAAGTTCCTGTCTTGTTGAACTCCCCTGAAATACCAG AGGTCGTAGGTCATGAGCTTGGTCAGCGCAAGAACAAACTTCTCAG ATACTCAGAGATGAACTTCGCTTCACTAACATAA